AAACAGAGTGGTTCATTACTGAAACAGACAAGCAACTCGAGAAAATGAAACAGCGCAATCAACTCTTACGTTGATTTGTTCAAAAATAATTTGAGAGTGTAATAAAGCTGAAAATAAGTTTTGTTTTGCACTCTAATACTCAATAAACGATGGAAGCAGAAGTAGTTCCTTCGAAAATAAGCTGAAATTGCTGTAAAACACAATGAGAAACGAGTCGATGCTTTCTCGTCAAAAAAACATTGCAGATAAACAGTGTCGTACAGCACAAACTTCACTTTGTTCCGATCACATCAATCTCTAAGTATCAATATTACTAAGTATTGACGGATTCGGTTCTCGAAGATCGATACTTCTGTCCCATCCTCACTAAAGGAGTGAACAGATGCCAACCCCTTATAAATATCAAATTTTACCAATCGAAAAAGTTTTTCGTGACCCTGTTCATAACTATATCCATGTTCAACATCAGGTGATCCTAGATCTGATCAATTCTGCAGAAGTCCAACGTCTACGTCGAATCAAGCAACTTGGTACTTCATCCTTTACGTTTCACGGTGCAGAACATAGTCGTTTTGCTCATTCATTGGGCGTCTATGAGATCACACGCAGAATCTGTGACATTTTCCAGAGAAATTACTCAGCAGAACGTTTAGGCGATGAAGGTTGGGATGATAATGAACGCTTAGTGGCACTTTGTGCTGCTCTGTTGCATGATGTCGGCCACGGTCCCTACTCTCATACTTTTGAACATATTTTTAAAACAGATCACGAAGCAATTACCGTAGAAATCATTACTTCACCTGAAACAGAGGTTTTCCAAATATTGAATCGCGTTTCAGCTGATTTTCCAGATAAGGTTGCTAGTGTCATCAAGAAGACTTATCCTAATCCTCAGGTCGTTCAAATGATTTCAAGCCAAATCGACGCTGATCGTATGGATTATCTTCTTCGTGACGCCTATTTTACAGGAACAGAATATGGTACATTTGACTTAACTAGAATTTTACGCGTGATTCGTCCGTATAAAAATGGTTTAGCCTTTGCAATGAATGGTATGCATGCCGTTGAAGACTATATCGTCAGTCGTTATCAAATGTATGTGCAAGTATACTTCCACCCTGTTTCCCGTGGTATGGAAGTAATTTTAGATCACTTACTCAATCGAGCAAAAGAACTATATGAAGAAGCACCAGATGATTACCAGCTACACTCACAGTTACTGGTTCCTTTCTTTAAAGGAAATTACTCATTGCAGGATTATTTAAAATTAGACGATGGAGTTTTAAACACTTACTTTACTCAGTGGACATCATTGCCGGATCCTATTCTGACAGATTTAGCGAATCGATTTTTGATTCGTAAACCACTCAAATCAGCAACTTTTTCGGGAAACCGTGATTCTGTTACAATCAGGCACTTAAAGGCATTGATCGAAAAAGTCGGTTATAATCCCAAATATTATACAGCGATCAACTCAAGCTATGATCTACCTTATGATTTTTATCGTCCGGAAAAACATAGCCATCGCACTCAAATTGAGATTATGCAAAAAGATGGTACTTTAGTCGAGTTATCAAAAGTGAGTCATTTGGTTGCTGCTTTAGCTGGCCAAACCCAAATCGATGAACGCTTTTTCTTTCCTAAAGAAATGATCGATCCAAAAAGACAGCAACATTTTGATTTATTCGATGATACGTATCGTGAATTTGCGGCCTACATTCATAACGGCGCATTAGTTGAAGGCAAACAGTAAAAAAAGATAGATACAGGAGGAAGCTATGTCAGTCAAATTAGTAGCAATAGATATTGATGGAACATTACTTGATTCAAACAGAAAGATTACACCCAAAGTGAAAGAAACGCTTCAAAAAGCCAATAAAAAAGGCATTTACATTGTTCTTTGTACTGGTCGTCCCTTGCCTGGTGTAAAGGATCAGTTAACTGAATTAGATTTATATGGTGATAATGATTATGTTATTACTTATAATGGTTCCTTAGTTCAAG
This sequence is a window from Enterococcus wangshanyuanii. Protein-coding genes within it:
- a CDS encoding HD domain-containing protein, which gives rise to MPTPYKYQILPIEKVFRDPVHNYIHVQHQVILDLINSAEVQRLRRIKQLGTSSFTFHGAEHSRFAHSLGVYEITRRICDIFQRNYSAERLGDEGWDDNERLVALCAALLHDVGHGPYSHTFEHIFKTDHEAITVEIITSPETEVFQILNRVSADFPDKVASVIKKTYPNPQVVQMISSQIDADRMDYLLRDAYFTGTEYGTFDLTRILRVIRPYKNGLAFAMNGMHAVEDYIVSRYQMYVQVYFHPVSRGMEVILDHLLNRAKELYEEAPDDYQLHSQLLVPFFKGNYSLQDYLKLDDGVLNTYFTQWTSLPDPILTDLANRFLIRKPLKSATFSGNRDSVTIRHLKALIEKVGYNPKYYTAINSSYDLPYDFYRPEKHSHRTQIEIMQKDGTLVELSKVSHLVAALAGQTQIDERFFFPKEMIDPKRQQHFDLFDDTYREFAAYIHNGALVEGKQ